The following are encoded in a window of Rhodopirellula islandica genomic DNA:
- a CDS encoding SIMPL domain-containing protein — protein MLKRIACQSCLLAAVISASVLSYPGSACAADGVDTRSKLTVQATADSKVAPDSVTLRFAIESREEKVTDAAQKTSEQIAQVVQFLKDQGIEAKDIRTESIVLSPIYPQGQKGQYSKQRSSMQASQGLSDLFGDSTPQRATQTEAPQPSVRDELQQNQPIGFSASRQLTIMVRNIKQFETVYTGILERGVNSIAGIQWLNSDQVQHRRAARIKAIAAAREKANDMAGALDAKVARVLSVQETSRGSDPFSNSMQLFGTESSGNSIEAGLMTLSASVQVVFELSDTEFENE, from the coding sequence GTGTTGAAACGCATTGCCTGCCAATCATGCCTGCTTGCTGCTGTCATCAGTGCCTCCGTGCTGTCGTACCCTGGATCTGCTTGCGCCGCCGATGGCGTCGACACTCGGTCGAAGTTGACTGTGCAAGCAACGGCTGACTCCAAGGTCGCCCCCGACAGTGTCACCCTTCGTTTCGCGATTGAATCACGTGAAGAAAAGGTCACCGACGCGGCCCAAAAGACCTCTGAGCAGATCGCTCAAGTCGTGCAGTTTCTGAAGGACCAAGGGATCGAAGCCAAGGACATTCGGACAGAATCGATTGTCCTTTCACCGATCTACCCACAAGGTCAAAAGGGTCAGTATTCGAAGCAACGTTCATCGATGCAGGCATCCCAAGGACTCAGCGATCTTTTTGGTGACTCGACACCACAACGAGCGACCCAAACCGAAGCTCCCCAGCCGAGTGTTCGCGATGAGTTGCAGCAGAACCAACCCATCGGATTTTCCGCCAGCCGCCAACTGACGATCATGGTCCGAAACATCAAGCAGTTTGAAACGGTCTACACCGGAATCCTGGAACGCGGAGTCAACTCCATCGCTGGGATCCAGTGGCTGAACTCTGATCAAGTCCAACATCGCCGCGCCGCTCGCATCAAAGCGATTGCTGCCGCTCGCGAAAAGGCCAACGACATGGCCGGGGCCCTCGATGCCAAGGTCGCTCGCGTGCTAAGCGTTCAGGAAACCTCCCGAGGCTCCGATCCATTCAGCAACAGCATGCAGTTGTTTGGAACCGAATCATCGGGCAACTCCATCGAAGCTGGCCTGATGACACTCTCCGCATCGGTGCAAGTCGTTTTCGAACTCAGCGACACCGAGTTCGAAAACGAGTGA
- a CDS encoding phosphatidylglycerophosphatase and protein-tyrosine phosphatase 1 family protein, translating into MSGPTQSGWLRRLYARVVFLPTLWWNMLLGRVLKVRNWFDWIDPLVIVGARPFARDVAELAKLNVGGVVNTCEEYCGPVEEYAKHGIEQLHLPITDFTHPSLQDVTTGVAFIQRHVENGKAVYIHCKAGRARSATIAICWLIAHKGMTPDQAQAWLLEKRPHINPRLTQRPVVQQFARELQTAAK; encoded by the coding sequence GTGAGTGGGCCCACTCAATCCGGATGGCTGAGACGCCTGTACGCCCGCGTCGTGTTCCTCCCGACGCTGTGGTGGAACATGCTGCTCGGACGGGTCCTCAAGGTTCGCAATTGGTTCGACTGGATCGATCCCTTGGTGATTGTCGGCGCTCGCCCATTCGCTCGCGATGTCGCGGAACTGGCAAAGCTCAACGTTGGCGGAGTCGTCAACACTTGCGAGGAATACTGCGGCCCGGTCGAGGAGTATGCCAAGCACGGCATCGAACAACTGCACCTGCCGATCACGGACTTCACTCACCCCAGCCTGCAAGACGTCACGACCGGAGTCGCCTTCATTCAGCGTCATGTTGAAAACGGCAAAGCGGTCTACATCCACTGCAAAGCCGGACGGGCTCGCAGCGCCACGATCGCGATCTGCTGGCTGATCGCTCACAAAGGCATGACACCCGACCAAGCCCAAGCGTGGCTCTTGGAAAAACGACCGCACATCAACCCGCGTCTGACCCAACGACCGGTCGTGCAACAGTTCGCGCGCGAGCTTCAAACCGCCGCCAAATGA